In Candidatus Defluviilinea proxima, a single genomic region encodes these proteins:
- a CDS encoding aminotransferase class III-fold pyridoxal phosphate-dependent enzyme — MFDLPDDEILSLSKEHVFYTWSAQAKVNPIAVQRAKGVYFWDVDDKQYLDFNSMTMCVNIGHGDERIIKTMQEQAAELPYAAPGMTTKVRALASKMVADITPHQALTKVLFTLGGADANENAIKLARGYTGRHKILTRYRSYHGATAGAMAATGDPRRVIWEPNLMTGIVHFLDPYRYRSTFHRTNPDIPEEEFTRDYLNHLEEIILYEGPKTIAAILMESVTGTNGIIIPPQGYMQGVRALCDKYGIVMIADEVMSGFGRTGKWFAIEHWDVVPDIITMAKGLTSAYAPLGAVAMKPEIAAAFNDTPFESGLTYTSHPVSLAAAVANIQAMREDKVIEHAASMGPVLKRMLSDLGEAHPSVGDVRSIGLFGILELVKDRKTKEPMAPWNGSSPEMVALRKYCLDHGLFLYTHWHTVLIIPPLIISEEQLKEGFDVLDKALEITDKAVK, encoded by the coding sequence ATGTTCGATCTTCCGGACGATGAAATTCTTTCACTATCCAAGGAGCATGTCTTTTACACCTGGTCAGCGCAAGCAAAGGTCAATCCGATCGCTGTTCAGCGGGCGAAGGGTGTGTATTTTTGGGATGTGGACGATAAACAGTATCTTGATTTCAACTCGATGACGATGTGTGTCAACATCGGTCACGGGGATGAGCGCATTATCAAAACCATGCAGGAGCAAGCGGCGGAACTTCCATATGCCGCGCCGGGGATGACGACCAAAGTCCGTGCGTTGGCGAGCAAAATGGTTGCGGATATCACCCCGCATCAAGCCTTGACCAAAGTCCTGTTTACCCTCGGCGGAGCGGATGCCAACGAGAACGCTATCAAACTCGCACGCGGATATACCGGTCGCCACAAAATTTTGACTCGCTATCGCTCATATCATGGTGCGACTGCCGGTGCGATGGCCGCGACCGGCGATCCGCGCCGCGTCATCTGGGAACCGAACCTGATGACTGGCATCGTGCATTTTCTTGACCCGTATCGTTATCGTTCCACCTTCCATCGGACAAATCCTGATATCCCCGAAGAAGAATTCACCCGTGATTATTTAAATCACCTGGAAGAAATTATCTTATATGAAGGCCCCAAAACCATCGCAGCCATTCTCATGGAGTCGGTGACGGGCACGAACGGAATCATCATCCCTCCACAAGGATATATGCAAGGCGTGCGCGCTTTGTGTGACAAATACGGTATCGTCATGATCGCGGATGAAGTCATGAGCGGATTTGGCCGTACCGGCAAGTGGTTTGCCATTGAGCACTGGGATGTTGTGCCAGATATCATCACTATGGCAAAGGGACTGACCTCTGCGTATGCGCCATTGGGAGCGGTTGCCATGAAGCCAGAGATTGCGGCGGCCTTCAATGACACTCCCTTCGAAAGCGGACTCACGTACACATCACATCCAGTCTCATTGGCGGCGGCTGTGGCGAATATCCAGGCTATGAGAGAAGATAAAGTTATTGAGCATGCGGCAAGCATGGGGCCAGTGCTGAAGCGGATGTTGTCCGATCTGGGGGAGGCACATCCCTCAGTGGGAGATGTCCGCTCGATTGGGTTGTTTGGGATTTTGGAGTTGGTCAAGGACAGGAAAACGAAAGAACCGATGGCGCCGTGGAATGGATCATCGCCGGAGATGGTGGCGTTACGGAAATATTGTCTGGATCACGGCTTGTTTTTGTATACACACTGGCATACCGTATTAATCATTCCGCCGTTAATCATTAGCGAAGAGCAATTGAAAGAGGGTTTTGATGTTTTGGATAAGGCATTGGAGATCACGGACAAGGCAGTGAAATAA
- a CDS encoding beta-N-acetylhexosaminidase, with translation MYTIIPHPANISPSEGNFTITSTTTIATTNNPEIIAIANTLIEHIQKLTGFEIATHQNEGDIKLELIDDTTLGEEGYRLNISSDGLSLQAHQPTGFFYGIQTLRQLFHTPQERTFSLPALSITDSPRYPWRGAMLDVARHFFSMEDVKHYIDLISHYKINRLHLHLTDDQGWRIEIKSWPNLTAHGSKTQVNGGGGGFYTQEQYKEIVEYAQSRYVIIVPEIDTPGHTNAALSSYPELNVSEEAPELYEGIEVGFSSLGINMEVTYKFLNDVIGELAAITPGPYIHIGGDEAKSTPIEDYKLFIKRIQEIVFAHNKIPVGWAEIGEADLDSRTLAQHWQGAAYQDAKKQGCKVILSPGNKTYLDMKYDETFPLGLNWAGYISVKDSYDWEPGSYMDQLEENDILGLEMPIWSETLVTMKDIELMAFPRLPGLAELAWSPKNLGWEEYKVRLAKHGKHMERLNINFFKSPDVDWE, from the coding sequence ATGTATACCATAATACCCCACCCCGCAAACATCTCGCCATCAGAAGGGAATTTTACGATCACCAGCACTACAACAATCGCCACAACGAACAATCCTGAGATCATCGCCATTGCGAACACACTCATAGAACACATTCAAAAACTCACGGGGTTTGAAATCGCCACACATCAAAATGAAGGGGATATCAAACTTGAGTTGATAGACGATACAACTCTTGGAGAAGAAGGATATCGACTCAATATTTCTTCTGATGGGCTCTCCCTACAAGCACATCAACCCACTGGATTTTTCTACGGCATCCAGACTCTTCGCCAACTCTTTCACACGCCTCAAGAACGGACCTTCAGCCTGCCTGCCCTTTCAATCACCGATTCTCCCCGATATCCTTGGCGCGGAGCGATGCTCGATGTGGCACGTCACTTCTTCAGCATGGAGGACGTCAAACACTACATTGACTTGATCTCGCACTACAAGATCAACCGCCTGCATCTGCATCTCACTGACGACCAGGGTTGGCGCATTGAGATCAAATCATGGCCCAACCTCACAGCGCACGGATCCAAGACTCAGGTCAACGGCGGAGGCGGCGGCTTCTACACACAAGAACAATACAAAGAGATCGTGGAATACGCTCAAAGCCGCTATGTGATCATCGTCCCTGAGATCGACACCCCCGGACACACCAACGCCGCCCTATCGTCCTATCCCGAACTCAATGTCTCAGAGGAAGCGCCTGAATTGTACGAAGGCATCGAGGTGGGATTCAGTTCACTCGGCATCAATATGGAAGTTACTTATAAATTCCTGAACGACGTGATCGGTGAACTGGCCGCCATCACACCGGGACCCTACATCCACATCGGCGGCGATGAGGCCAAGTCCACACCGATAGAAGACTATAAACTCTTCATCAAACGTATCCAAGAGATCGTGTTCGCGCACAACAAGATCCCTGTTGGTTGGGCTGAGATCGGCGAAGCGGATCTGGACTCACGCACTCTTGCGCAACACTGGCAAGGCGCGGCTTATCAAGATGCAAAAAAGCAGGGATGCAAAGTCATCCTTTCCCCCGGAAATAAAACCTATCTTGATATGAAATACGATGAAACATTCCCACTTGGGCTGAATTGGGCGGGATACATCAGCGTGAAAGACTCCTATGATTGGGAACCCGGTAGCTACATGGACCAACTTGAGGAGAACGACATCCTTGGTCTCGAAATGCCCATCTGGTCAGAGACTCTCGTCACGATGAAAGATATTGAGCTGATGGCCTTTCCACGTCTACCCGGTCTCGCTGAATTAGCATGGTCACCAAAAAATCTGGGGTGGGAAGAATACAAAGTCCGCCTTGCAAAGCATGGCAAACACATGGAAAGGTTGAATATCAACTTCTTCAAATCACCCGATGTAGATTGGGAGTAA